A stretch of DNA from Trichoplusia ni isolate ovarian cell line Hi5 chromosome 9, tn1, whole genome shotgun sequence:
CAACTGACACGTAGAAATGAATCGGACAGAGTTTATCACATTTATTTGCGTAATAGGTAAATACAAGTTTCAATAATAACAGTGAAATTAGaagtgattttatttcaaaaacgtTCCATGTCTAATCTTTTCACTTTTACGGTATAGTACCTATTTACCTGCTAATCTTTTTGGggatcacataaatattttgtttatattaataacactCGTAAGGTGGATGGTGAGCtgaaaggcctttgcccaataATGGGACtcaaatggaaaatgtaaacaaattgcAGTGTCACACACATGTGCTCTTCCGTATGAGAATGAACAGGGGCCTGAGTATGGAGATGAATGGATCTTGTTTTACGATGACGAAGGTAACACCCACACTATGAACTTTTCTACTCTACCAGAAGAGACACGTGGCATGATCTTCGGTGACGCCTACTATTACCTATATACCAGGTATTACATGTCATATCGCATTTGTGAAACTGGGCACACATAATAATCTAAACTACAAATTTTAATGGGTTTATGTCGGTAACCAAATTGattcttatttttcttgtagAAGTAATTCAGAACCAGAAGAATTAAATCTTCCTGAAGATGATCACGCCTTTAAAAGCCAATACTTTAACTCTTCCAATCAcatcaaaatattaacacaCGGTTGGTTATCGAGTGGAAAAACAGGATGGCTCCTGAAAATAAAAGATGCGTTCATAAGAACACACGATTTCAACGTCATTATCGTAGACTGGAGTGAATTAGCAAAGAACCCAGCTTATCCATGGTCAGCTTTTAGTACCAGATATGTTGGCAAGAAAACAGCAAAAATGATAGATGCAATAGCAAGCGCATATCAAATAGATGGCAAATATATGCACCTGATAGGGCACAGTTTAGGGTCTCACGTTATGGGATACTCATCACTGTTTTCACATCAAAGAATTCACAGAATTACAGGTAAGAAATAAgctatgattattttataaggaACAACCAAACCCAGCAGGTAATTGACAAAACCATTTTCTGTTAAAAAAACATGGTAGGAACGTGTTTTCATAATTCTGTAAACGGACTTTAGATTTACCTTAATTCATCGTTTAAGGTCTGGACCCCGCACGCCCTCTCTTTGAACTGCcgttaatgaataaaaattgtcgTTTGGACAAAAGTGATGCAGAATTTGTTGACATAATTCACTCGTGCGCCGGACTCTATGGGTATAAGAGAAGTCATGGGCACGCCGATTTTTACCCCAACAACGGCAAAGCCAAACAACCAGGTTGTGACGGACTGCAGCAGGTTATAGGTAGtgatcatatttatttgaaatacatgCTCAGCGCAAATAATTCTGCGCTTCGTTACTATTCATGATGTCCTCTTGTCTATTGTTGTTTCCACTTACAACGGCATATCATATACatctatgtttaaatttttatactcTTGCAGAAGGCTGCAGTCATGGTCGGTCAACGGAGTTTTTTGCCGAATCTATAGATTCGAATATTCCTTTTGTGTCTTATACGTGTGAAAGTTGggaaaaatttgaaaatggagACTGCAAAGATAATAGTGATAAAACAGCCATGGGGTTTCCTGCTTCGCCAAACAGCAGGGG
This window harbors:
- the LOC113497419 gene encoding endothelial lipase-like; amino-acid sequence: VYVGNQIDSYFSCRSNSEPEELNLPEDDHAFKSQYFNSSNHIKILTHGWLSSGKTGWLLKIKDAFIRTHDFNVIIVDWSELAKNPAYPWSAFSTRYVGKKTAKMIDAIASAYQIDGKYMHLIGHSLGSHVMGYSSLFSHQRIHRITGSLDPARPLFELPLMNKNCRLDKSDAEFVDIIHSCAGLYGYKRSHGHADFYPNNGKAKQPGCDGLQQVIGSDHIYLKYMLSANNSALRYYS